In the Pongo abelii isolate AG06213 chromosome 2, NHGRI_mPonAbe1-v2.0_pri, whole genome shotgun sequence genome, GGGTTTAGGGGTCCTGGGTCCTGGGGCCTGGGCACTGAGGGCTACTGGGGGGTGGGGACCAGAGGGAGCTAACCCACGGCCTGGGTCCCCCTGCAGTCTAGCTTTGGGGTCTGGCTGTTTGGGAGGTAGACCAGGGACTAAGCAGGGGTCCAGGCTCTGGAGTCGCACAGGTTTGAGTTTGAGCTCTGTGTCTTACCTTACTAGCTGCGTGACCTTAGGCAGAGGCaagcctttctgggcctcagtttcctctctgtAAAGAAGTCTGTAGTAACAAACTCTGAGATGTGGAAATCTATGAGATATCTGTCAAGTGCTCAGCATAACATCTGTAAACAGTAGGTGCTCTTGAAGCACTTAGAGAAAACACCTGGGCAGCCAAGGAGCCTTGCTGAGTCTAGGGGCGCAGAATAGAGGACTCTGAGAACCCTGGAGTGGGCATGAAGGGGCTGGGGGCTAAGAGGCGAGAGCAATGGTGGAGGCAAGGGAAGCACCCAGGCCAAATGTGGTGGGGCAGTCCAGAGCCGCCTGACTCGGAGTCCTCTGGGCACCAACCTCTGATTTCCTCATGTGCCTCCAGAGTTCCCAGAAGTGAGGGTCACTCCTGAGGGGATGACGGCGTGGACGAGGAACAGCTGAGGGCGACAGAGGATCTAGGCTAACAGGAGAGACTCCAGGAGTGGGGGCAGATCCCAAGGCAGCCTCCTGCTCCCCAGTGGTGGGTGCCCCAGCTCTACCTGATGTGGCAGGGCTGAAGCTCCATGCGCATCTGTGAGCATGCGTGTGACAGGTGCAGAGAGGGGGGACTGGAGGGAgacttttatatgttttgtaCCTTTGTAACCAGAGAGATGCTTATGttatttttcagcttttctgtctcctggggagtttgaggctgggctgggagggggagggagataGAGGGAGAGATGCAGTTTGACCCCATTTGGGTCCCGAGCAAACCCTATGctcatctctctctccttcctggggTGGACTCAGATGAGTGGGACACATGCCTTCCTCCCCCTATTCCACTCCCAAGTTGATCTGAGTATCATCAGGGGCCCAAAGTACAgaattgttctttgctttttcttgaatGCTCCAAAGGCCAAACTTCTGGGGCTGGGGGTTGGTCTTGGAAACAGGGGTCTTCTGACTTCCCCATGGGGGCTTGCTCATACAGCCCCTCCCGGtggatgtgtgtgtttattatgTGGAGTCCCTGCCACTTACTGCCTTATGACCTAGGACTGATGCTGTGGGGTGCTGGTGGAGCAGCTGATGTCGTGTTTACAGAGCAAGGCTTCCCTGTCTCCCATTGGGAGGGGCTTGGGCCTCTAGTCAGACATTCCTGCAGAGGGTCGGTGGAGGGGTCATtcacctgcccctgcagcaagCAAAAGTTGTCTGTGGTGCCATTTGATTCCCTGACACTGCCCCCTGCTTGAATTGATTCTGAAGGGTAGGGTGGGAAGGTGAGCAAAGGGAGCAGAAACAAGGGAATTCAAGACCCAGAATGTAGGTGCCACTGCCTCCTATGTTTACAGGATCCTCCGTGGCCCTAGGCACCTGGGCTGCAGGAAGtgactccgttccactcctcctTTATTCccttaaaaagggaaaaatgactGTTATGACCCTGTTCACAAAACTCTTACTTTTGCTATTTTGTCTGCTGTCCAGAACTGAAGACTTTAAAATTTTGTGACTGTTTACAAGTCCagattcaaaaaatgtttttactttgttTACAACTCAAAACTTTGAGTTTTATACTTTGTTTAcagtagataattttttttccctttgtttacAAGTGAAAGGTAGGGAAAGTGGGAGAGGGACTTGGCGGACCCACCTGTGAGGACCCTGACCTGGCCATCTTGAGGGCTTTTCTAACCACCAGCTCTCCCAGGCCGAAGGTCAGCCTTGAGTCCCCTGTCTAACAGCAGACCCAGAAGACCTTGAGAGTAGGCGTCCTCTAACCACTGGGGAGAGTGGCTGTGCAGGGTTGGGGGGTGGTCTGTGCAGACACCTCCTCACCCACCACCCCATGCATACTCTTGGGAAGCAGTTTCCTGGGAGATTAGAAATTCTACTTCCCTGATTGGAGCTAAATCCCACCAGCCAGGACCCAAACTCTCCTTACCCAGAAGGACCCCAGCTCTTGAAGGGCTGAGTGGCCTgctggggggtgggagggtgtCTTTGCTATGTCCTAGGTTTCGTAGATGCCCCTCTCTGGGGttcccctcctccagcccagcGGCCCTCTTTCCTGTCTGTGTAAATTGTTCCGTGAAGCCGCGCTCTGTTTTGGGAATAAACTTCTATAGAAAACAGTTGTTGCCTTTTcctgttgggggctggggaggtAGGATGGAAGCTGTGAATGATTCAAGCCAGACTGACCTTTGGGAGGAATCTGAGCCCCTCCCAAGAATATCCAGCTACTTTTAGCCCATTTCATGGCAGATCTCTTTCACCTTGAAATCTGGCCCCTCATTTTGTGATTGGGGCCTGATGTTGGAGCACAGGTGCTGAGAATAAGGCGCTAAGGGAAGCCTCCCCGCTGGTCAAGGCAACGGCAACAGGACTTCCTAATTCTTCAGGGTCTGCAGCCCTGACCCGGCATTTTTTGTCCTCACCTGGGGTGAAACTGCTCTTGCAGTTCCTGCCTTGCCCACCCAACAGCACTGACGCCCACCCAACAACACTGACCCCCACCATTCTCCTCGGCGGCCCGCGCAGTAACCTTCTGGGAGCTATGTCCGGTCTGTGCTTAGTGCAGCAGAGGGGATCCTCCAACCATTTCTGGCCTGGGTGGCCAGAGTTAAAAGGGGCTCTGGGTCTCAAAGACATGCGTAGTCTCAGAAAGCCTGCGGGTGGCGCTCTCAGCTGAAGGCATGAGAGGCCCCACAGACCTGGATACCCTACGAGTTAAGGCTGGGGTCACCGGCCAGTGGAGTTTCCCTTTCCCACTCCGTGAGTACCTTCCGCCGAGCCAGGACCTGGGATCAGTTTCAACCTACTCAGGGCCCGGGGGCGCGACTGCGGCCAGCCTGGCGCGGGTGCTTAGTTCCAGTTCTGCAGTCCCATCCAGCTCCGGGAAGACGGCCGGGCGAGCAGCGAGAGGCCTCATAGGCCAGGTCGCCGGGGAGGAAGCGGTTAAATCCTCCTTCTCCAGTCTCACCCCGCCCGGCGCGCGCCACTTAGGCCCCGCCCCAGCGCGCTGATTGGCCCAAGCCTCCCCGTCCTGCCCCGGGATTAGCCCCCGGGAGCGCGCAGCTGGCCTCACGCGGTCCCGGCGCCGCCTTCCGGAGCGTAGAGGCCTCTAGCCCGAGCAGCAGGAGCAGCCCGCACCGGACAACTTGCGAGCCATGGGGCTGGCGGATGCGTCGGGGTGAGTTCAGCGCACAGCCTCGGTGGCCCCGCGCAAGCGCCTCGCTGGAGCAGGCATTCTCCACTTGCGACGCCTCGGTTTACCTCTGCCGATTTTCTGCAGGCGGCTGCCCCTCTGCAGCAAGGGGTGGGGGCGGGAGCCGGCGCGACCCCAGTCCCTTGGGCTGTGCGGAAAGCCGCTGCTGTGACGCCCGAGGGCCATCCCAGGCCACAGGGAGGCAGCTCCGTGCGGAGGAGCCCGGCCAGGAGACGTGCCGGCGGGGGTGCGTGGGGGCCGGGAGTCCCTGGCGGCGGCCCGTGGACTAGCTGCTTTCAGCTGGGTCCCGAGTCCACCCGGCTCCACTGACCGCGGAGTGAGCGCTCCGGCCTTTCTGGCCCCAGTTGCCCTCCTACAGGGAGGGGCCAATGATCAAGGCTCCGCCCTCCAAACGCGGGCCCCACGTTGTCGGGGGAGGGAGCCCTTTAAGAAGACCTGAGTGACTCACGTAGGAAAGGAGAGGGGGCTCTAAGATCTCCTTGAGATAGCGGTCCCAAGAGTCTCTGAGGATCTTCCTTGCACCCACTCCACACTCCTCCAACAGTACAGCCAGGTTAGAGGCCCTTCTCAGGTGAGTTCCTGTCCCTCAAATGGGATCCTCTCCCCAGGTCAGGGCTTTTCCTAGATCAGAACTTTCCTAACTGGTGAAAGCTTCCCCAACAGGCTAGAGTTTTCCCCCGGGTAAGATCCCTCTGTGAGTTCTATTCCCAGGTGacagcttttccccattccacGTGGGAGCCTCCCCCGAGGTCAGAGCTTCCCCTATGGGAGAGTACCCCCCAGGTGAGAACCCTCTCCCTCTAGGTCTTCTCTTCCCATGTAAGATCTTTCTCTGACTTCAAGTAGGTACCTCTGGGCAGAGGGAAGATTCCCCCTATGTCAGAACTTGCCTGGCTGGTAAAGATTCCCTGGTAGGTCAGAGATTCCTCTAGGTGAGATTCCCCTTGAAAGCTTCTATTCCCAGGTGAGCTCTTTCCCCCACTTCAAGTGGGTACTTCCCTTTCCAGGCGGGAGCCTCTCCCTCTAGGTGAGAGATTGCCACTCCAAGAGCAAGCTCCTTCTCAGGTGAGAGCCAATCCTTGGCTTCCCCATACCAGGCCTGAGCCATCTACAACCTGAACCCTGGGGCTGGAGGCCCAGGGGCAAGCTTGGCCCCAACACTTTCCTTCCCTTAGAGGGGAGGGTCTCATCTGAGGCCTGAGGCTTGGGAAAGGAGTTGCTTGAGGACCTGGACCGCTGGTTTGCTGGACCCCTTCCCTGAGTGTGCTCTCAGCCAGCAGTGGGCTCCCGGGGCAGCTGGAGGAGGACCTGGGGACTGGACAGGGATTGGCTAGGGGAGAGGGATTGGGTGGGGGAGGGAGCAGCCTGGGACCTGGACTGGTAGAACACTCAGCACGGGCAGCCACATCTTGGCTGGAGGTATAGATAGTGCTCATCCTGCGGTCCCTACTTGGGGGACTTTGTCCTAGAAAGAGGCTTTCTCACCAGCCAAAGTTCAGGTACTGCCCCTGTCTGAGTTTGGGCATGTGGCCCACAGATGCCAGCTGGGGGCTGGAATACTGTACCTTGATCTTAGGGCCCAGAAAAATCAGGTAGGTAACTCTCTGGTCCTAGGTGGAGGTGTAGGGGAGGTTGGGCCAGGGATGCCCTCACTGTATCTCTTTGGTCTTGCCACCCCAGACCGAGGGACACGCAGGCACTGCTGTCTGCAACACAAGCAATGGAGCTGCGGAGGCGAGACTACCACATGGAACGGCCGCTGCTGAACCAGGAGCATTTGGAGGAGCTGGGGCGCTGGGGCTCAGCACCTAGGACCCGCCAGTGGCAGACCTGGTTGCAGTAAGGCCAAGATTGGGGCCTGGGGGCGCTGGCAGGGCCCAGGTAGCCCCTGTTCCTGACACCTACCCCTCATATCATGTCCCCAGGTGCTCCCGTGCTCGGGCCCGTGCCCTTCTACTCCAACACCTCCCGGTTTTGGTCTGGTTACCCCGGTATCCTGTGCGTGACTGGCTCGTGGGTGACCTGTTATCCGGCCTGAGTGTGGCCATCATGCAGCTTCCACAGGGTGAGCCACCTTCAGTGCGTCGGCCTGGAAACCCTGTGGTCTGTGATGCCCAAAACTGGGGCCATGACCTCTACCTTGGAACTATGGCACCTGACCCAGGGCTGGGATTCCCTTATCGTTTCAAGATCTGCTCTCCAGGCCCGCACTGCTACCATTCTACCCCTAGGCTTGGCCTACGCCCTCCTGGCTGGATTGCCCCCTGTGTTTGGCCTCTATAGCTCCTTCTACCCCGTCTTCATCTACTTCCTGTTTGGCACTTCCCGGCACATCTCTGTGGGTAAGTGGAGGCAGGCCTAGCCTTCCAGGAGGATGCCCACATCCATCATGGAGGGCAGGGTGAGGCGGCACTGAGCAGGGCAGGAGCGGCTGGGGAAGAGGGCAGCATTGGTGCTGCATCCCTGAGCTAGCCCACGCGTCATCCCCAGGCAGGACTAGACCCCTGACTGTAGGACCACAGAGGCAGGGGACCTCAAAGCCCTGGCTCCAGGAAGATGTGAGTAGGTGAGGCAGCCCAAGGGGCCTGGAACTTGGCAGAGGCCTGAGCAGCCTGAGGCAAGCCCTGACCCCTTCCCTACTCCACAGAGAGCCTCTGTGTCCCTGGACCAGTAGACACAGGTGGGACAGGGTAGATGAGGCAGGGCCAGCATTTCTAGCCACGCTTAAGGGCCCGTGAGCTCAGGGTTCACTCCTGGCCTGGCCAAACCGGAACCGCCAGCACTGTCCCTGTTCATGCAGCCATAATCTGAGTACATTTGTCCAGAACTGGAAATCTCCTGGCCTCTCTCTTAAGACCAGGGCTCCAGGGCAAGGCAGTGTCCTCTCCCCTTCAGACCTGCCCCGTGCCGTCCTTACAGGGACCTTTGCTGTCATGTCTGTGATGGTGGGCAGTGTGACAGAATCCCTGGCCCCGCAGGCCTTGAACGACTCCATGATCAATGAGACAGCCAGAGACGCTGCCCGGGTACAGGTGGCCTCCACGCTCAGTGTCCTGGTTGGCCTCTTCCAGGTGTGGAACAGTCAGGAATATGTGCCCCCCACCACTTCTGCTCCCGCCACTGCCCCGTCTGTACTCCCCTGAGTGTCTGACCATCGTCGTCCTCCTCTCGCCATCCACTCATCCCCCTCCCATCCCACTTGCCCTGCGCTCCTCATCAGCAACCCCAGGACCCCTGCCTCTCCTGACTGCCCCTGGCCGCCCCACAGGTGGGGCTGGGCCTGATCCACTTCGGCTTCGTGGTCACCTACCTGTCAGAGCCTCTTGTCCGAGGCTATACCACAGCTGCAGCTGTGCAGGTCTTCGTCTCACAGCTCAAGTATGTGTTTGGCCTCCATCTGAGCAGCCACTCTGGGCCACTGTCCCTCATCTATGTgagtgagggtgggaggagggaggggtagGTGTGCCCCATGGCCTTGAGTGCTGGCTGTGACCCGGCCTCTCCTCAGACAGTGCTGGAGGTCTGCCGGAAGCTGCCCCAGAGCAAGGTTGGCACCGTGGTCACTGCAGCTGTGGCTGGGGTGGTGCTCGTGGTGGTGAAGCTGTTGAATGACAAGCTGCAGCAGCAGCTGCCCATACCGATACCCGGGGAGCTGCTCACGGTTCGAGGGCCAGGGAGTGGCGGGCAGGGGAGAAGGGCAGGTCAGGCTGGGTCCCTGCCACGTGGGCAGCCTTCTGTATTTGAGGGCCAGCTGGAGGGGGGCTGGGAGGGTTCTTGGGTATTGTGGGGGGCACAGCAGAAAGCCCCTATGTTGGTTTCTTCCTGCCCCTGACAGCATCTCCCCATAGCCGAAATGGTGTTGCCTGCCTCTCACCCTACGTGACTTTTTCCCACCCCTGAAGAAGGTTTTGCCCAGTGTCTCCCTCCTCACCCCACAGTGGTTTATGTGTCCCCCTGACCAGGATGCCAGCATCTGCCTCCCTGACTCTGTCCTCTCCCACAGCTCATCGGGGCCACAGGCATCTCCTATGGCATGGGTCTGAAGCACAGATTTGAGGTAGATGTCGTGGGCAACATCCCTGCAGGGTGAGCTCTGGCCTCCATCAGGTCAGGGAGGGTTGGGCAGCCAGGCCAGGACCTTGCTTTGGCCTCACGGATACCTCTCACAGGCTGGTGCCCCCAGTGGCCCCCAACACTCAGCTGTTCTCAAAGCTCGTGGGCAGCGCCTTCACCATCGCTGTGGTTGGGTTCGCCATTGCCATCTCGCTGGGGAAGATCTTCGCCCTGAGGCACGGCTACCGGGTGGACAGCAACCAGGTCTGGGTGATGCGGGATGTGTAGGAGGCATCCAAGTGTATGGAGGCGCCAGCAACGGGTGGGGGAGGAACAGGTGGGACACGGGGAGATAGCAGATGTGCTGAGGCCACGTGGGGGACTGAGGGTAGGAGAGCAGGACGTGTGGGACAGCATCCAGTCTCTGGGGGCCACTTGGTGGGGATGGAGATTGGAGATGCACAGGTCTAGATACAGTGGAACAGTGACCAGCCACTTCTAGGAAGTCTCCTTACACCCACACTGTCCCCCGTCAGGAGCTGGTGGCCCTGGGCCTCAGTAACCTCATCGGAGGCATCTTCCAGTGCTTCCCCGTGAGTTGCTCTATGTCTCGGAGCCTGGTACAGGAGAGCACCGGGGGCAACTCGCAGGTGGGCTTTGGGTGTGGGCATGGGTGTGGGCATGCACACTGCTTTGCCTGGGGAAGGGGGTCTCGCCCCTGCTCACCCCCTCCCCGAACAGGTTGCTGGAGCCATCTCTTCCCTTTTCATCCTCCTCATCATTGTCAAACTTGGGGAACTCTTCCATGACCTGCCCAAGGTGAGCCCCCACCCAGCCAGGCTTCAGGTCTTGGCCAGGCCAGGGCTCAAATCAGCCAGTCTAGGTTCAGGCGAGGGGTAGGGACACAAGGTTAGGTTCTTTTTTTCAAGGCTGAGAtcttcaaggtgagatttggagaCAAGGGTCAGGGGCTGGGTGGGGGTTTGTGTCTGGGGCTCTGCCTGAGTGCTTGGGCTTAGTCTGGCCTTGCCTTAATGGGGAGGGTTGTCAGCATCGGGTGCCGTCAACGGCCCCTGGTGGCACTGTCCCCACCTCAGGCGGTCCTGGCAGCCATCATCATTGTGAACCTGAAGGGCATGCTGCGGCAGCTCAGCGACGTGCGTTCCCTCTGGAAGGCCAATCGGGCGGATCTGGTGAGTGCCCTGGGAGACCGGGGCAGGGACTGGGCAGCCCCATGGCTCCTCGCCACCCTCCAACCGCTGCCCTCTGTTTTCAGCTTATCTGGCTGGTGACCTTCACGGCCACCATCCTGCTGAACCTGGACCTTGGCTTGGTGGTTGCGGTCATCTTCTCCCTGCTGCTCGTGGTGGTCCGGACACAGATGTGAGTCCACCATGTTGGTCCCCTCATTCCAGCTAGTGAGGGAGTGCCACAGGGCTCCCTGCAGCTTTCCCCACATCTCTGGGGACTTCAGGCTCCTTCGGACCCCTCTGTTATCCCCTTTTGCTGCCCCCTCTTcatgcattctctctctcctccacagGCCCCACTACTCTGTCCTGGGGCAGGTCCCAGACACGGATATTTACAGAGATGTGGCAGAGTACTCAGAGGTGAGTGTCGGGCTGAGCGAGATGGCGTGGATGGGGAGACGGAGGAAGAATGAGCCTTTGTGGATTCGTTCCACACTTGGCCAGGGCACTGGGGGCTGAGGATACTTTGGCTTTGGTCTTTGGGATTTCAAGGGAGGAGTTTAGGTCTACGACCCCCTCTAGAGGTAtgaagggacagagggagagtGGACAGAgatgggtctggggctggggaggcGTCTGTCGTGGAGTCAACAGCATAAGCTCCACCTGCAGAGCAGCCGTGGGTCAGAGAGCCGGAGTGGCAGCTCCCTGGGGCACCAGGATGGAAGGGAGGCATTTCCTGATCTGATCAGTGGGGTTACTAAGTCCTCAGTCATCCATTTATCTCCTGAGAGGTCTTGGGCCAAGTGCTAGGAACATAGGTGGGGGGCTCTGGAATAAAACAAGGCTGTTCCCTGCAGCATGGGCGCAGTGCAATTAGGCAGTGCGGGGAGGAACTAAGGGGTCTGAGACATGGGAGAGGATGAGGGAGCAGCCCAGCCCTTACCATGCATGCCTGGAGCCCAGCAAAGACCCGGGCTGTCACCTGAATGGGGTGGGAGCGGGGAAGGTCTGATTGGTATGACAGCCTAGGAGGACCTCTGTCTGGGTGCAGAAAACAGATCACAAGGCAGGGATTGGAAACCCAAGAGAAAGGTTAAGAGCCTGTGAAGCCTGCCTGGGTGGTGGcaggagaggtggggagggagaggcacTGTTGGGGGATGCAGATGACACCGCCAGGCTTGTGGCCTAAGCCCCTGGGAGGGCCTGGACTGCAGCCTGGGGAGCAGAGGgctgggtggtggcaggcactgggCACACTAGGGAAGGAAAGGCAGGAGAACAGGATGCAGCCAGGAGAGAGGAGATTCATCCACCACCAGTTCTGCCTCATCCGCAGGCCAAGGAAGTCCCAGGGGTGAAGGTCTTCCGCTCCTCGGCCACCGTGTACTTTGCCAACGCTGAGTTCTACAGTGATGCGCTGAAGCAGAGGGTGAGACAGAGTCCCCAGGATGGGTGTCAGGCCCCAGCTCCCAGAGAGCTCACCAACCCTTCTCTGATGTTTGCCTCCAGTGCGGGGTAGATGTCGACTTCCTTATCTCCCAGAAGAAGAAACTGCTCAAGAAGCGGGAGCAGCTGAAGCTGAAGCAACTGCAGAAAGAGGAGAAGCTTCAGAAACAGGCAGGGCCCCTTTTGTCTGGTGACCCCTGTCTCCTGCCCCCTTCTCCCTGCCCCAGCCTTTCTCCTGGCCCCCGACTCCTCCCTCGTCCTCACTCCTCAtcccttcccctttctccctcATGCTCCCAGGGACCCTGCCTCACTCCCCTAGCAGGTCTGGGCTCTAGGCAGCATTTTCTCTCCCATCATCTGAACCAGTGACAGTGAGAACCGTCACAGTCCTCTTCCCTTTCACGGCTGTTCCAGGAGCTTCAGCCTGGCTGCTGCAGGTCCCATAGCTTCTGGTTCTGGCCCACCTACCTGCCCAGCACCAGGGGGCATCACCAGGCCTATGTGACATGGCTGTCATGGCAGCCGGGATAGCTGTTTCCCATTCCCTGTCTTCCCTGGTGTAGGCTGCCTCCTCCAAGGGCGCCTCAGTTTCCATTAATGTCAACACCAGCCTTGAAGACATGAGGAGCAACAACGTTGAGGACTGCAAGACGATGGTGAGACTGGAGGTGGGAAAGGAGGTGACAGCTGTGAGCTGCAGAGATGCAGGATCCACACGTCTCATGAGGAATGCCATGGACCCAGCAGCTGTGGGCTCGAGGGTGTTGCGCTGATGGCAGGAGGAGTGGAGGCTGGATCAGATATTCTTCAGAGAGAGTCGTGATATGCCACAGAATCTAGGCTTAGATTCTCAGGCCTAGATGAAGACCTTGAATTTGTAGATGCCACAAGACTCCCCCCAGAGTCTGCTCATGGATAGAGGAAAGGGATTGGGTATATGAGAGAAAATCAAGGGGTCAaaggcaggcgtggtggtatgcgcctgtagtcccagctcttcgggaggctaaggcgggaaaatcatttgagcccaggagctcgggGCTGCAGTGCGCTCTAATGGTGCCTGTGAATaaccactgcattcagcctgggcaatgaagtgagaccctgtctctaaaaaaaaaaatttagggatCAAAGAGGATGCCAAACTTAATTAGAGACTCAGACAGGGCAGGGTGCCGAGGTGTCTGCGTGTGTTTCATGTGGATGCCTGTGTCTATTCTGGCCTGCTCCTGGGCCCCCTCCCCACTCAGCCCTGGCTGATGAGAATGGGACAGGGTCTCCCAGCACCGTCCCTTCTCGTGTCCCTGTGCAGCCTCGGCCCAGGAGGTAGCAGAGCAGTAGGTGTGCCCTCCTGCGTGTCCCCACACATCTGTCATTCCTGTCTTTGCACACCTATGTGACTCCCCCATGTTTGTGTCCTTAAGTGTCCCGTGCATGCTCCGCATCTGACCTTGCGTGTTCCCGCACGTCTGTGTGTGGCCAGTCCTGCCTTCACCCTCTCATGGGTGGCCCTGGCAGCATGTCTGGCTCCCCAGCAGGTGAGCCCAGGAGATAAGATGGAAGATGCAACAGCCAATGGTCAAGAAGACTCCAAGGCCCCAGATGGGTCCACACTGAAGGCCCTGGGCCTGCCTCAGCCAGACTTCCACAGCCTCATCCTGGACCTGGGTGCCCTCTCCTTTGTGGACACTGTGTGCCTCAAGAGCCTGAAGAATGTAAGGACGGGGGCAGGCCAAGGCCCCTCGAGCTTCCACACCGACCTTGTAATTTGCCCTGAGAGCACTCCCAGCCTCTGACTCCCCAAACCCTCAAAGTTCCCCTTCTAAACTCCCTCCCCAAGCCTGCCGGAGCCCCGCTCTAAGTCCCTGAGCCTCCCTCTGAGGCTGGCCCCCTTTTCCGCTACAGATTTTCCATGACTTCCGGGAGATCGAGGTGGAGGTGTACATGGCGGCCTGCCAAAGTGAGTAGGGTGGGAACAGCAGGAGGGACCTGGGAAGAGGGTAGGATACTTTTGGCCAAGGGATTTTCCAAGTAGCACAAGGAAAGAGTCTTTCTCTGGAACTGGAGGTCAGAGGTGTCCTGGGAGACAGGAGTCCAGGGTTATAAGTGATGTGGATTCAGCTGTAGCCTCAGGGGTGGAGGTCAGGGGTAATGAGTTCAGGGCATTCTGTTGGCTCCCAGGAGTTGAGTTCCTGGAGGTTCTGAGAGTCAGGGGAGGCCTACTTCTTGCCCACAGGCCCTGTGGTCAGCCAGCTTGAGGCTGGGCACTTCTTCGATGCATCCATCACCAAGAAGCATCTCTTTGCCTCTGTCCATGATGCTGTCACCTTTGCCCTCCAACACCCGAGGCCTGTCCCCGACAGCCCTGTTTCGGTGAGCTGACCTCTGACCTGCCGAGCTCTTTTTTGTTAATCTATTGCTTGTCCCCACCCTGGCCCCAGCTCCAGGGAGTCTTTCCTGGTGGCCATGGCTCTGTCCCCAGTGGGCCCAGTGCTTTCTCCGCTGTCTTTGGATAAAGCTGTTCCTAGGGGCGGGGGTTGGTCTGTGTCCTTTGGAAACTGACTGGAGCCTCCCCTCCTCTGCCCGCTCAGGTCACCAGACTCTGAACATGCTGCATCCTGCCCAAGACTGCACCTCTGGAGGTGCAGGGCACCCTTGAGAAGCCCCTCACCCCTAGGCCGCCTCCAGGTGCTACCCAGGAGTCCCCTCCATGTACACACACGCAACTCAGGGAAGGAGGTCCTGGGACTCCAAGTTCAGCACTCCAGGTCTGGGACAGGGCCTGCATGCAGTCAGGCTGGCAGTGGCGGGGTACAGGGAGGGAACTGGTGCATATTTTAGCCTCAGGAATAAAGATTTGTCTGCTCAACTCCAGGCTCTGCTGTGGCTTGGTGGGGCCCTGGTGGTGGGTGGTCCACAGCTGTGGCTGCTGACCCTTCCTGTGCCCTGAAGGTGAGACAGGGCAGAAGGTGTAGGAAAGACTTGGGAGGTCAGGGTAGAGAGCAGGGGAGCTGTGGAGGCATCCCCTGTTAAGgtctctccccagccatgcataGCCCTCACTCCCTGTCTCCTCAGCTGTGAAACAGTTGGAACCAGAGCTGCTTCTCAGGAATAATTTGCTCTCAGGAATACCTGAGAAGGTACAGGGCAGCATGGGTGCCAATGGGCAGTCCCTGGAGGATATAGAGTGAACACCTAGGAGCAGCTGTTCCCCCACACTGCTGCTCTATGCTTAAGAATCAGCATGaccgggccgggcacggtggttcacacctgtaatcccagcactttgggaagcagaggcaggtggatcacttgacatcaggagttcgagaacatcctggccaacatggtgaaatcccgcctctactaaaaatacaaaagttagtcgggCGTGgggatgcatgcctgtaatcccagctactcgggaagctgaggcatgagaattgcttgaacttgggaggcagaggttgcagtgagcccagatcatgccactgcatgggCGACAGATCACCTGGGCATGGTAGAACACTGTCAGCCAAGGAGTGTGTGTTGATTTCTGCCATTAAATGCTGACATCTGGGCATGTGACCCAGCAGGCAGTGGGGCGTTGGGCCAGCTGACAGTGATGGCAGGGGAGGGGCCGGGTCTTAGGATCTGTCTGGGCCTCAGTGTGCTGTTCATCGGTA is a window encoding:
- the SLC26A6 gene encoding solute carrier family 26 member 6 isoform X1, with product MGLADASGPRDTQALLSATQAMELRRRDYHMERPLLNQEHLEELGRWGSAPRTRQWQTWLQCSRARARALLLQHLPVLVWLPRYPVRDWLVGDLLSGLSVAIMQLPQGLAYALLAGLPPVFGLYSSFYPVFIYFLFGTSRHISVGTFAVMSVMVGSVTESLAPQALNDSMINETARDAARVQVASTLSVLVGLFQVGLGLIHFGFVVTYLSEPLVRGYTTAAAVQVFVSQLKYVFGLHLSSHSGPLSLIYTVLEVCRKLPQSKVGTVVTAAVAGVVLVVVKLLNDKLQQQLPIPIPGELLTLIGATGISYGMGLKHRFEVDVVGNIPAGLVPPVAPNTQLFSKLVGSAFTIAVVGFAIAISLGKIFALRHGYRVDSNQELVALGLSNLIGGIFQCFPVSCSMSRSLVQESTGGNSQVAGAISSLFILLIIVKLGELFHDLPKAVLAAIIIVNLKGMLRQLSDVRSLWKANRADLLIWLVTFTATILLNLDLGLVVAVIFSLLLVVVRTQMPHYSVLGQVPDTDIYRDVAEYSEAKEVPGVKVFRSSATVYFANAEFYSDALKQRCGVDVDFLISQKKKLLKKREQLKLKQLQKEEKLQKQAASSKGASVSINVNTSLEDMRSNNVEDCKTMQVSPGDKMEDATANGQEDSKAPDGSTLKALGLPQPDFHSLILDLGALSFVDTVCLKSLKNIFHDFREIEVEVYMAACQSPVVSQLEAGHFFDASITKKHLFASVHDAVTFALQHPRPVPDSPVSVTRL
- the SLC26A6 gene encoding solute carrier family 26 member 6 isoform X14, which codes for MGLADASGPRDTQALLSATQAMELRRRDYHMERPLLNQEHLEELGRWGSAPRTRQWQTWLQCSRARARALLLQHLPVLVWLPRYPVRDWLVGDLLSGLSVAIMQLPQGLAYALLAGLPPVFGLYSSFYPVFIYFLFGTSRHISVGTFAVMSVMVGSVTESLAPQALNDSMINETARDAARVQVASTLSVLVGLFQVGLGLIHFGFVVTYLSEPLVRGYTTAAAVQVFVSQLKYVFGLHLSSHSGPLSLIYTVLEVCRKLPQSKVGTVVTAAVAGVVLVVVKLLNDKLQQQLPIPIPGELLTLIGATGISYGMGLKHRFEVDVVGNIPAGLVPPVAPNTQLFSKLVGSAFTIAVVGFAIAISLGKIFALRHGYRVDSNQELVALGLSNLIGGIFQCFPVSCSMSRSLVQESTGGNSQVAGAISSLFILLIIVKLGELFHDLPKAVLAAIIIVNLKGMLRQLSDVRSLWKANRADLLIWLVTFTATILLNLDLGLVVAVIFSLLLVVVRTQMPHYSVLGQVPDTDIYRDVAEYSEAKEVPGVKVFRSSATVYFANAEFYSDALKQRCGVDVDFLISQKKKLLKKREQLKLKQLQKEEKLQKQAASSKGASVSINVNTSLEDMRSNNVEDCKTMSCLHPLMGGPGSMSGSPAGEPRR